Sequence from the Coriobacteriia bacterium genome:
GATGCCGAAGCACATAACTGAGGCCGACCTGGCCCTGCTCGCGTTCGCGCGAGAGATTCAGCCGAAAGCGTACGTGCCCTACTCGAGCTTCCGCGTCGGGGCCGCCGTGTTCGCCGGAGGAGAGATCTTCCAGGGCGTGAACGTAGAGAACGCCGCGTACGGTTCGACCATCTGCGCCGAACGTGCCGCCGCCATGGCAGCGGTCACCGCGGGCCACACCGACTTCGACGCGGTGGCCGTGATCGGCGACTCTGAGGCGCCGTGCGTCCCGTGTGGCGCGTGCCGTCAGTTCCTGGCGGAGTTCAACCCATCCATGCGCGTGATCATGAGCGGTCGCACTGATGCGATCGACGTGAAGCGGCTCGACGAGTTGCTCCCCGACGCGTTCGTCCGCGGGTACCTCGACCAGGACGACGACGGAGAGAACGACTAGGTGAGTGCGCAGGAGACGCCGACGGTAGCCAGCGGGTTCGTCGCCCTTGTCGGCAGGCCGAACGCCGGCAAGAGCACGCTCGTGAACGCGCTCGTGGGCGTGAAGGTCGCCATCACCTCGGACACACCCCAGACGACCCGACATCGGCTCCGGGCGATCATCGACCGCGAGGATGCGCAGATCGTTCTCGTCGACACGCCGGGTCTGCACAAGCCGCACGACGCGCTCGGCGAGGAGGTCAACCGCTCCAGCGTGCTCGCCGCGGCAGACGTGGACGTGCTCGCGCTGTGCATCGACGCGAGCGCATCGGTGGGGTCCGGCGACCGGTGGGTTGCCGAGCGGGTGGCCAAGGGCAAGCGCCCCGTCGTCCTCGTCCTCACCAAGGCGGATGCGGCCGACGAGGCGACGATCGCCCGGCAGCTCGAGCGCGCCCGTGAACTGGTGACTCCGGTGGCCGAGGTCGTGCTCTCGGCGAAGACCGGCTTCAACCTGGACGGCTTCATCGAAGCGGTGCTGCCGTACCTTCCGCCCGGACCGCGCTTCTTCCCGCGCGACATGACGACCGACCAGTCACTCGAAGTGATGCTCGCCGAGCTCGTTCGCGAGAAGGTGTTGCGCAACACGCGCGACGAGGTGCCGCATGCGGTGGGCGTGCAGCTCGACGACCTCGTCTACGACGAGAAGCGTGACTTCCATACGGTCGCCGCCACTATCTATGTGGAGCGGGACTCGCAGAAGGGCATCATCATCGGGAAGGGCGGCGAGATGATCCGCGCGATCGGTACCGAGGCGCGCGCGGACATGGAGCGGCTGCTGGGCACGGGGGTCCACCTCGACCTCCGCGTGAAGGTGAAGAAGGACTGGCGCCGCGACGGCGCGCAGATCAGGCGGTTCGGCTACGGGGATGGACTCTGAGGCGACCGGCCGACGCCGAAGCGAGAGGGGCTCGACAATGGACCGCGCTACGCTTGGGAAGACGATCGATCAGACGCTGCTCAAGCCCACGGTGGGCTATCAGAAGGCCTCCGAGTGGATGGAGTCGTCCGCGCGCCAGGGTTTCGCGGCACTGTGCGTGTCGCCGTTCTTCGTCGCGCTCACGTCCCAGCGGCTCGCAGGCACGGACACCAAGGTCTGCTCGGTCTGCAGCTTCCCGCTCGGCTATGCGAACACCGAGTCGAAGGCCGAGGAGGCCGCGCATCTCGTGCAGCTCGGCTGCGATGAGGTGGACATGGTCCTCAACTTCGCGGCGCTGCTCGAGGGCGACGATCGCTTCGTGCACGACGACATCGCCGCGGTGGTGCACACCGTGGCCGAGGCGTCGAACAACTCGGCGATCGTGAAGGTCATTCTTGAGACCGGGCACCTGGACCCCGCGACGATCGAGCGCGGCTGCATCCTTGCGGTCAAGGCGGGCGCGCACTTCGTGAAGACCTCCACCGGGTTCGGCCCGCGCGGTGCGTCTATCGAGGACGTGCGCATCATGCGTGCTGCAGTGGGACCGGACATCGGCGTGAAGGCGGCCGGCGGCATCCGCGACCTCGACACCGCGCTTGCGATGATCGACGCGGGTGCGTCACGCATCGGCACCTCCTC
This genomic interval carries:
- the era gene encoding GTPase Era yields the protein MSAQETPTVASGFVALVGRPNAGKSTLVNALVGVKVAITSDTPQTTRHRLRAIIDREDAQIVLVDTPGLHKPHDALGEEVNRSSVLAAADVDVLALCIDASASVGSGDRWVAERVAKGKRPVVLVLTKADAADEATIARQLERARELVTPVAEVVLSAKTGFNLDGFIEAVLPYLPPGPRFFPRDMTTDQSLEVMLAELVREKVLRNTRDEVPHAVGVQLDDLVYDEKRDFHTVAATIYVERDSQKGIIIGKGGEMIRAIGTEARADMERLLGTGVHLDLRVKVKKDWRRDGAQIRRFGYGDGL
- the deoC gene encoding deoxyribose-phosphate aldolase — protein: MDRATLGKTIDQTLLKPTVGYQKASEWMESSARQGFAALCVSPFFVALTSQRLAGTDTKVCSVCSFPLGYANTESKAEEAAHLVQLGCDEVDMVLNFAALLEGDDRFVHDDIAAVVHTVAEASNNSAIVKVILETGHLDPATIERGCILAVKAGAHFVKTSTGFGPRGASIEDVRIMRAAVGPDIGVKAAGGIRDLDTALAMIDAGASRIGTSSGIEILEALEARG
- the cdd gene encoding cytidine deaminase, encoding MPKHITEADLALLAFAREIQPKAYVPYSSFRVGAAVFAGGEIFQGVNVENAAYGSTICAERAAAMAAVTAGHTDFDAVAVIGDSEAPCVPCGACRQFLAEFNPSMRVIMSGRTDAIDVKRLDELLPDAFVRGYLDQDDDGEND